Proteins from one Pongo abelii isolate AG06213 chromosome 7, NHGRI_mPonAbe1-v2.0_pri, whole genome shotgun sequence genomic window:
- the LOC100443397 gene encoding LOW QUALITY PROTEIN: MKI67 FHA domain-interacting nucleolar phosphoprotein-like (The sequence of the model RefSeq protein was modified relative to this genomic sequence to represent the inferred CDS: inserted 2 bases in 2 codons) gives MATFSGPAGPILSLNLQEDVEFQKEVAQVRKRITQRKKQEXTPGVVYVRHLPNLLNKTQIFSYFSQFGTVTRFRLSRSKRTGNSKGYAFVEFESEDVAKIVAETMNNYLFGERLLECHFMPPEKVHKELFKDWNVPFKQPSYPSVKRYNQNRTLTQKIRMEERFXKKERLLRKKLAKKGIDYDFPSLILQKTESISKTNRQTSTKGQVLRKKKKKVSGTLDTPEKTVDSQGPTPVCTPTFLERRKSEVAELNDDDKDDEIVFKQPISCVKEEIQETQTPTHSREKRRRKSNQ, from the exons ATGGCGACTTTTTCTGGCCCGGCTGGGCCAATCCTGTCGCTTAACCTGCAGGAAGATGTCGAGTTTCAAAAGGAGGTGGCGCAGGTTCGCAAGCGCATAACCCAGcgaaaaaaacaag caactcCTGGAGTAGTCTATGTGCGCCACCTACCTAACCTACTTAACAAAACCCAGATCTTTTCATATTTCTCCCAGTTTGGCACTGTGACACGGTTCAGGCTGTCCAGAAGTAAAAGGACTGGAAATAGCAAAGGCTATGCATTTGTGGAGTTTGAGTCTGAGGATGTTGCCAAGATAGTTGCTGAAACAATGAACAACTACCTGTTTGGTGAAAGACTCCTGGAGTGTCATTTTATGCCACCTGAAAAAGTACATAAAGAACTCTTTAAAGACTGGAATGTTCCATTTAAGCAGCCATCATATCCATCAGTGAAACGGTATAATCAGAATCGGACACTAACACAAAAGATACGGATGGAGGAGcgat aaaagaaagaaagattactCAGGAAGAAATTAGCTAAAAAAGGAATTGATTATGATTTTCCTTCTTTGATTTTACAGAAAACGGAAAGTATTTCAAAAACTAATCGTCAGACGTCTACAAAAGGCCAGGTTTTAcgtaagaagaagaaaaaagtttcagGTACTCTTGACACTCCTGAGAAGACTGTGGATAGCCAGGGCCCCACACCAGTTTGTACACCAACATTTTTGGAGAGGCGAAAATCTGAAGTGGCTGAACTGAATGATGATGATAAAGATGATGAAATAGTTTTCAAACAGCCCATATCCTgtgtaaaagaagaaatacaagagaCTCAAACACCTACACATTCACGGGAAAAAAGACGAAGAAAAAGCAATCAGTGA